Proteins encoded within one genomic window of Micromonospora halotolerans:
- a CDS encoding MBL fold metallo-hydrolase, with protein sequence MREADRELDRAVGGRLWRMAGLAAVAGLAWAARDVPAQLGGRLAGARAERAARSPRFRDGTFHNPSGTRSTMVADPGRNLVKELIFGKQKRRPGSAVPVLRPADPAPADPARELNIVWYGHASTLVEIEGHRVLLDPVWSDRCSPSALVGPRRIHEPPVRLEELPRLDAILISHDHYDHLDLATVRGLLAHQSAPFLVPLGVGAHLDRWGVPEDRIVELDWSESHRVGGLTLTATAAQHFSGRGLRRDGTLWSSWVVAGAQRKVFYTGDSGYFDGYAEIGAEHGPFDVTLMQIGAYDRAWPSIHMFPEEAVAAHLDLRGGLFVPVHWATFNLALHDWSEPVDRLWAEAKARDVRLAVPRPGERVVVDEPPAVDGWWQAVA encoded by the coding sequence ATGCGGGAAGCGGACCGGGAACTGGACCGGGCGGTCGGCGGGCGCCTGTGGCGGATGGCCGGGCTGGCCGCGGTGGCCGGGCTGGCCTGGGCGGCGCGGGACGTGCCCGCCCAACTCGGCGGCCGGCTCGCCGGCGCCCGCGCGGAACGGGCGGCCCGCTCGCCGCGCTTCCGGGACGGCACCTTCCACAACCCGTCGGGCACCCGCAGCACCATGGTCGCCGACCCGGGTCGCAACCTGGTCAAGGAGCTGATCTTCGGCAAGCAGAAGCGGCGACCGGGCAGCGCCGTGCCGGTGCTGCGCCCGGCCGACCCGGCACCGGCCGACCCGGCCCGCGAGCTGAACATCGTCTGGTACGGCCACGCCTCCACGCTGGTCGAGATCGAGGGGCACCGGGTGCTGCTCGACCCGGTCTGGAGCGACCGCTGCTCCCCGTCGGCGCTGGTCGGCCCGCGCCGCATCCACGAGCCGCCGGTCCGCCTCGAGGAGCTGCCCCGGCTCGACGCCATCCTCATCTCGCACGACCACTACGACCACCTCGACCTGGCGACCGTCCGCGGGCTGCTCGCCCACCAGTCCGCGCCGTTCCTGGTGCCGCTCGGCGTCGGCGCCCACCTGGACCGGTGGGGCGTGCCGGAGGACCGGATCGTCGAGCTGGACTGGTCGGAGAGCCACCGCGTCGGCGGGCTGACCCTCACCGCCACCGCCGCCCAGCACTTCTCCGGGCGGGGCCTGCGCCGCGACGGCACGCTCTGGAGCTCCTGGGTGGTGGCCGGCGCGCAGCGGAAGGTCTTCTACACCGGCGACTCCGGCTACTTCGACGGCTACGCCGAGATCGGCGCCGAGCACGGCCCGTTCGACGTGACGCTCATGCAGATCGGCGCGTACGACCGCGCCTGGCCGAGCATCCACATGTTCCCCGAGGAGGCCGTCGCCGCCCACCTCGACCTGCGTGGCGGGCTGTTCGTCCCGGTGCACTGGGCCACCTTCAACCTGGCCCTGCACGACTGGTCCGAGCCGGTGGACCGGCTCTGGGCCGAGGCGAAGGCCCGGGACGTCCGGCTGGCCGTGCCGCGTCCCGGCGAGCGGGTGGTGGTGGACGAGCCGCCGGCGGTGGACGGCTGGTGGCAGGCGGTCGCCTGA
- a CDS encoding sugar transferase has product MQIRLSPGVEESATFSRPRPPGGAFGAALKRAVDLTVALVALLVAAPVLAAVAIAVLLTMGRPVLFRQARIGRNGREFTILKFRSMAAGADRFSTADDAMRLTPLGRWLRDTSLDELPSLWNIVRGDMSLVGPRPLPTSYRFRYTPEQFRRHEVRPGLTGLAQVNGRNELGWDEKFAYDVRYVDHHGLLLDLRILVRTARAVLRRQGISAPGSVTAHEFRGLTAEQPIPATAGSGAR; this is encoded by the coding sequence ATGCAGATCCGCCTCTCCCCAGGCGTCGAAGAGTCCGCGACATTCTCCCGCCCCCGCCCGCCCGGCGGCGCCTTCGGCGCGGCCTTGAAGCGGGCGGTCGACCTCACCGTGGCGCTGGTCGCGCTGCTGGTGGCGGCGCCGGTGCTGGCCGCAGTGGCGATCGCGGTGCTGCTCACCATGGGCCGCCCCGTGCTGTTCCGGCAGGCGCGGATCGGGCGGAACGGCCGGGAGTTCACCATCCTCAAGTTCCGGTCGATGGCAGCCGGCGCCGACCGGTTCTCCACCGCCGACGACGCCATGCGGCTGACCCCGCTCGGACGCTGGCTGCGAGACACCAGCCTGGACGAGCTGCCGAGCCTCTGGAACATCGTCCGGGGCGACATGAGCCTGGTCGGCCCCCGTCCGCTGCCCACCAGCTACCGCTTCCGCTACACCCCCGAGCAGTTCCGCCGGCACGAGGTCCGACCCGGACTCACCGGGCTCGCCCAGGTCAACGGGCGCAACGAACTCGGTTGGGACGAGAAGTTCGCCTACGACGTCCGGTACGTCGACCACCACGGCCTCCTGCTCGACCTGCGCATTCTGGTCCGCACCGCGAGGGCCGTCCTGCGCCGGCAGGGGATCAGCGCGCCCGGCAGCGTCACCGCACACGAGTTCCGCGGCCTCACCGCGGAGCAGCCGATTCCGGCGACCGCCGGGAGTGGGGCCCGGTGA
- a CDS encoding NeuD/PglB/VioB family sugar acetyltransferase, with protein MRLDLVVVGCGGHGREIAQLVAAVNDSAARPPWRLVGFVDDNPSERNCKLAEAGGTPYLGTLAALGQLSPQAHVVLGLGDPRVRRVVGARVDALGRPPASLVHPDATVGADLVAAEGLVVFAGGRITTNVVAGRHLHVNQNATLAHDCVVGDYVSLHPLAAVSGDCRLDSAALIGAGAVVLPGLRVGAGATVGAGACVVRDVPPATVVKGVPAR; from the coding sequence GTGAGGCTCGATCTCGTCGTCGTCGGCTGCGGCGGCCACGGCCGGGAGATCGCCCAGCTGGTGGCGGCGGTCAACGACAGCGCCGCCCGGCCGCCCTGGCGGCTCGTGGGCTTCGTCGACGACAACCCGTCGGAGCGCAACTGCAAGCTGGCCGAGGCGGGCGGCACGCCGTACCTCGGGACCCTGGCCGCGCTCGGCCAGCTGTCCCCGCAGGCCCACGTGGTGCTCGGTCTGGGCGACCCCCGGGTCCGCCGGGTGGTCGGCGCGCGGGTCGACGCGCTCGGCAGGCCCCCCGCCAGCCTGGTCCACCCGGACGCCACCGTCGGCGCCGACCTGGTCGCCGCCGAGGGTCTCGTGGTGTTCGCCGGCGGCCGGATCACCACCAACGTCGTCGCCGGCCGGCACCTGCACGTGAACCAGAACGCCACCCTGGCGCACGACTGCGTCGTCGGGGACTACGTCTCGCTGCACCCGCTCGCGGCCGTTTCCGGCGACTGCCGCCTGGACAGCGCCGCGTTGATCGGCGCGGGCGCCGTGGTCCTGCCCGGGCTGCGCGTCGGCGCCGGCGCGACGGTCGGCGCGGGCGCCTGCGTGGTGCGGGACGTGCCACCCGCCACCGTGGTCAAGGGCGTACCGGCCCGCTGA
- a CDS encoding deoxyguanosinetriphosphate triphosphohydrolase family protein, whose translation MEQPADPRARRLFGGSARALGDLAASPFRADRDRIVGSPFFARLNGVTQVISPGGSGLLVHNRLTHSLKVAQVARAVAERLTADPAHRDLLEKLGGCDPDVVEAAALAHDLGHPPFGHLGERVLDRLARQRLGLADGFEGNAQSYRIVTSTEIRGAATTGLDLTAAVRAAMLKYPWTRLDHPDPHPRHLDPAPRGAAGPPDDPESGSAKFGAYRTELDDLRQAREPFAGRIPDWQQTPEASIMDTADDIAYAIHDVEDFYRVGVLQQGAVAAELSAWQRECGHFRAITSSALAAAGRRPGAAIERLRRQLHRKDAWIADDEAFAAAVEHVREELVEGLLALPFDGSIEAEQYVARFSARWSTRFVDAITVTPEPDVRSGYVLLAKPQWHEVQVLKFVHHRFVLARPDLALHQRGQARLLGTLVEALWEWLLDPEEESRLPRRLHDLVELAEAELHPRTPDRIGRARGRAIVDFVAQLTDGQAVAMLDALSGRSGALWTDAFVL comes from the coding sequence ATGGAACAACCTGCGGATCCGCGGGCCCGGCGGCTCTTCGGCGGCAGCGCCCGGGCGCTCGGCGACCTGGCGGCCAGCCCGTTCCGGGCCGACCGGGACCGCATCGTGGGGTCACCCTTCTTCGCCCGGCTGAACGGGGTGACCCAGGTGATCAGCCCGGGCGGGTCGGGGCTGCTCGTGCACAACCGGCTCACCCACAGCCTCAAGGTGGCGCAGGTGGCCCGGGCGGTCGCCGAGCGGCTGACCGCCGACCCGGCGCACCGTGACCTGCTGGAGAAGCTGGGCGGCTGCGACCCGGACGTGGTGGAGGCCGCCGCGCTCGCCCACGACCTCGGGCACCCGCCGTTCGGGCACCTGGGGGAGCGGGTGCTGGACCGGCTGGCCCGGCAGCGGCTGGGGCTGGCCGACGGCTTCGAGGGCAACGCCCAGTCGTACCGGATCGTCACCAGCACCGAGATCCGCGGTGCGGCGACCACCGGCCTGGACCTGACCGCGGCGGTCCGGGCGGCGATGCTGAAGTACCCGTGGACCCGGCTGGACCACCCGGACCCGCACCCGCGGCACCTGGACCCGGCCCCGCGCGGCGCGGCCGGCCCGCCCGACGACCCGGAGAGCGGGTCGGCGAAGTTCGGCGCGTACCGGACCGAGCTGGACGACCTGCGGCAGGCCCGGGAGCCGTTCGCCGGGCGGATCCCGGACTGGCAGCAGACGCCCGAGGCGTCGATCATGGACACCGCCGACGACATCGCGTACGCCATCCACGACGTGGAGGACTTCTACCGGGTCGGGGTGCTCCAGCAGGGCGCGGTGGCCGCCGAGCTGTCGGCCTGGCAGCGCGAGTGCGGGCACTTCCGGGCGATCACCTCCTCGGCGCTGGCCGCGGCGGGCCGGCGCCCGGGTGCGGCCATCGAGCGGCTGCGCCGCCAGTTGCACCGCAAGGACGCCTGGATCGCCGACGACGAGGCGTTCGCCGCCGCCGTGGAGCACGTCCGGGAGGAGCTGGTGGAGGGGCTGCTGGCGCTGCCCTTCGACGGCTCGATCGAGGCCGAGCAGTACGTGGCCCGGTTCTCCGCCCGCTGGTCCACCCGGTTCGTCGACGCCATCACGGTGACCCCGGAGCCGGACGTCCGCTCCGGGTACGTGCTGCTGGCCAAGCCGCAGTGGCACGAGGTGCAGGTGCTCAAGTTCGTGCACCACCGGTTCGTCTTGGCCCGCCCGGACCTGGCCCTGCACCAACGGGGTCAGGCACGGCTGCTCGGCACGCTGGTGGAGGCGCTGTGGGAGTGGCTGCTCGACCCGGAGGAGGAGTCCCGGCTGCCCCGCCGGCTGCACGACCTGGTCGAGCTGGCCGAGGCGGAGCTGCACCCGCGTACGCCGGACCGGATCGGGCGGGCCCGGGGGCGGGCGATCGTCGACTTCGTCGCGCAGCTCACCGACGGGCAGGCGGTGGCGATGCTGGACGCGCTCTCCGGTCGCTCCGGCGCCCTCTGGACGGACGCCTTCGTGCTCTGA
- a CDS encoding Tex family protein yields MTQSVHQRIAEELGVAERQVRAAVELLDGGATVPFIARYRKEATGLLDDAQLRTLEERLRYLRELDERRAAVLESIRGQGKLDEALEAQIMAADSKSRLEDIYLPYKPKRRTRAQIAREAGLEPLADTLLADPTRDPRATAADFVDADRGVADAAAALDGARAILIERFAEDADLIGTLREQMWSRGRLVSRVREGQETAGAKFADYFDFAEPYTRLPSHRILAMFRGEKEGVLDLTMDPEADGDSDAVVTGPTRYEAAIAGRFGVNDQGRPADRWLTDTVRWAWRTRILIHLGADLRLRLWQAAEEEAVRVFATNLRDLLLAAPAGARPTMGLDPGLRTGVKVAVVDATGKVVATDTIYPHEPRRQWDASVHTLATLAAAHGVELVAIGNGTASRETDKLAGDLIKRHPELKLTKVVVSEAGASVYSASAYASQELPGLDVSLRGAVSIARRLQDPLAELVKIDPRSIGVGQYQHDLSEVKLSRSLDAVVEDCVNAVGVDVNTASAPLLTRVSGIGAGLAENIVLHRDANGPFRTRGELRKVPRLGPKAFEQCAGFLRIPGGDDPLDSSSVHPEAYPVVRRILAHTGQDLRALIGKSTILRGLRATEFVDDTFGLPTVTDILAELEKPGRDPRPEFRTATFAEGVEKISDLTPGMVLEGVVTNVAAFGAFVDVGVHQDGLVHVSALSHTFVKDPRDVVKSGDVVRVRVLDVDVPRKRISLTLRLEDEAPAGRPQGGDGRRDRGGQGGGPRGGRDDRGGQRGDGQGARGQGGGPRGDRGAGGQGGGPRGGQGAGGQGGGPRGDRGGSRGGPQQRPGRGGGAPAPENSAMADALRRAGLA; encoded by the coding sequence GTGACCCAGTCTGTGCACCAGCGGATCGCCGAGGAACTCGGCGTCGCCGAACGTCAGGTGCGGGCGGCCGTGGAGCTGCTCGACGGCGGCGCCACCGTGCCGTTCATCGCCCGCTACCGCAAGGAGGCCACCGGCCTGCTCGACGACGCGCAACTGCGCACCCTGGAGGAGCGGCTGCGCTACCTGCGGGAGCTGGACGAGCGGCGCGCCGCGGTGCTGGAGTCCATCCGCGGGCAGGGCAAGCTCGACGAGGCCCTGGAAGCGCAGATCATGGCGGCCGACTCGAAGTCCCGGCTGGAGGACATCTACCTGCCCTACAAGCCGAAGCGCCGGACCCGCGCGCAGATCGCCCGCGAGGCCGGGCTGGAGCCCCTCGCCGACACGCTCCTGGCCGACCCGACGCGGGACCCCCGCGCCACAGCCGCCGACTTCGTCGACGCCGACCGGGGGGTGGCCGACGCCGCCGCCGCGCTCGACGGCGCCCGGGCCATCCTCATCGAGCGGTTCGCCGAGGACGCCGACCTCATCGGCACGCTGCGCGAGCAGATGTGGTCGCGGGGCCGGCTGGTCTCCCGGGTACGCGAGGGCCAGGAGACGGCCGGCGCCAAGTTCGCCGACTACTTCGACTTCGCCGAGCCGTACACCAGGCTGCCCTCGCACCGGATCCTCGCCATGTTCCGCGGCGAGAAGGAGGGCGTGCTCGACCTGACCATGGACCCGGAGGCCGACGGCGACTCCGACGCCGTGGTCACCGGCCCCACCCGCTACGAGGCGGCCATCGCCGGCCGGTTCGGGGTCAACGACCAGGGACGGCCCGCCGACCGGTGGCTCACCGACACGGTGCGCTGGGCCTGGCGTACCCGGATCCTCATCCACCTCGGCGCCGACCTGCGGCTGCGGCTCTGGCAGGCGGCCGAGGAGGAGGCCGTCCGGGTCTTCGCCACCAACCTGCGCGACCTGCTGCTGGCCGCGCCGGCCGGCGCCCGCCCCACCATGGGCCTCGACCCGGGCCTGCGCACCGGCGTGAAGGTGGCGGTGGTCGACGCCACCGGCAAGGTGGTCGCCACGGACACCATCTACCCGCACGAGCCGCGCCGGCAGTGGGACGCCTCCGTGCACACGCTGGCGACCCTGGCCGCCGCGCACGGCGTCGAGCTGGTCGCCATCGGCAACGGCACGGCCAGCCGGGAGACGGACAAGCTCGCCGGCGACCTGATCAAGCGGCACCCCGAGCTGAAGCTCACCAAGGTGGTGGTCTCCGAGGCGGGCGCGTCGGTCTACTCCGCCTCCGCGTACGCCTCCCAGGAGCTGCCCGGGCTGGACGTCTCGCTGCGCGGCGCGGTCTCCATCGCCCGCCGCCTCCAGGACCCCCTCGCCGAGCTCGTGAAGATCGACCCGCGTTCGATCGGCGTCGGGCAGTACCAGCACGACCTGTCGGAGGTGAAGCTGTCCCGCTCCCTCGACGCGGTCGTCGAGGACTGCGTCAACGCGGTCGGCGTCGACGTGAACACCGCCTCCGCCCCGCTGCTCACCCGGGTCTCCGGCATCGGCGCCGGGCTGGCCGAGAACATCGTGCTGCACCGGGACGCCAACGGGCCGTTCCGCACCCGCGGCGAGCTGCGGAAGGTGCCCCGGCTCGGGCCGAAGGCGTTCGAGCAGTGCGCCGGCTTCCTGCGCATCCCCGGCGGCGACGACCCGCTCGACTCCTCCAGCGTGCACCCCGAGGCGTACCCGGTGGTGCGCCGGATCCTCGCCCACACCGGCCAGGACCTGCGCGCGCTGATCGGGAAGTCGACCATCCTGCGCGGGCTCCGGGCGACCGAGTTCGTCGACGACACCTTCGGCCTGCCCACCGTCACCGACATCCTCGCCGAGCTGGAGAAGCCCGGCCGCGACCCGCGGCCGGAGTTCCGCACCGCCACCTTCGCCGAAGGGGTGGAGAAGATCAGCGACCTCACCCCGGGCATGGTGCTGGAGGGCGTGGTCACCAACGTGGCCGCGTTCGGCGCGTTCGTCGACGTCGGGGTGCACCAGGACGGCCTGGTACACGTCTCGGCCCTGTCGCACACCTTCGTCAAGGACCCGCGCGACGTGGTGAAGTCCGGCGACGTGGTCCGGGTCCGGGTGCTCGACGTCGACGTGCCCCGCAAGCGGATCTCGCTGACCCTGCGGCTGGAGGACGAGGCACCGGCCGGACGCCCGCAGGGCGGCGACGGACGCCGCGACCGCGGCGGCCAGGGCGGCGGGCCGCGCGGCGGCCGTGACGATCGGGGCGGCCAGCGCGGCGACGGTCAGGGGGCTCGTGGCCAGGGCGGCGGTCCTCGCGGTGACCGGGGCGCCGGTGGCCAGGGCGGCGGCCCTCGCGGTGGCCAGGGTGCCGGTGGCCAGGGCGGTGGCCCTCGGGGTGACCGGGGCGGTTCGCGTGGCGGGCCGCAGCAGCGGCCGGGGCGCGGCGGAGGGGCTCCGGCACCGGAGAACAGCGCCATGGCGGACGCGCTCCGCCGCGCCGGCCTGGCCTGA
- a CDS encoding DUF389 domain-containing protein: MLHLRVIAPPGQSSAVVDLLAADPGVTHLVVLPGAARQPAGDYVTCDVVRESADGVLRGLQELGVEAHGAIAADDVELTLSAAADKAAEDAPGHGEDAVVWDEIAAKTGEQTVLTGTFLALIIVATMIAGIGVLLDQPILIVGAMVVGPEFGPLAALCVALLRRQPRIIGRSVQALVVGFLAAMLVTVLSTWALTATGLVGRDMLLADRPLTDFIWRPDALSWVVGLLAGVAGMLSLTSKKSGSLVGVLISVTTVPAAANVAVAAAYGVWHEAAGSALQLVINLAAIVLAGLLTLVVQLCWWRRVQRRSARGVPRQRADRLGSVSASRRPPRDAG, translated from the coding sequence GTGCTGCACCTGAGGGTGATCGCGCCGCCGGGCCAGTCGAGCGCGGTCGTCGACCTGCTGGCGGCCGATCCCGGCGTCACCCACCTCGTGGTGCTCCCCGGGGCAGCCCGCCAGCCGGCCGGCGACTACGTGACCTGCGACGTGGTGCGGGAGAGCGCCGACGGCGTCCTGCGCGGGCTCCAGGAACTGGGCGTCGAGGCGCACGGGGCGATCGCCGCGGACGACGTCGAGCTGACCCTGTCCGCGGCGGCGGACAAGGCCGCCGAGGACGCCCCCGGGCACGGCGAGGACGCCGTGGTCTGGGACGAGATCGCCGCGAAGACCGGTGAGCAGACGGTGCTCACCGGCACCTTCCTCGCGCTGATCATCGTCGCCACCATGATCGCCGGCATCGGCGTGCTGCTCGACCAGCCCATCCTGATCGTCGGCGCCATGGTCGTCGGCCCGGAGTTCGGCCCGCTCGCCGCGCTCTGCGTGGCGCTGCTGCGCCGGCAGCCGCGCATCATCGGCCGGTCGGTGCAGGCGCTGGTGGTCGGCTTCCTCGCCGCCATGCTGGTCACCGTGCTGAGCACCTGGGCACTCACCGCCACCGGGCTGGTCGGTCGGGACATGCTGCTGGCCGACCGGCCGCTCACCGACTTCATCTGGCGCCCGGACGCGCTCTCCTGGGTGGTCGGCCTACTCGCCGGGGTCGCCGGCATGCTCTCGCTGACCTCGAAGAAGTCCGGCTCCCTGGTCGGCGTGCTGATCTCGGTGACCACCGTGCCGGCGGCGGCGAACGTGGCGGTCGCGGCGGCCTACGGGGTCTGGCACGAGGCGGCCGGCTCAGCCCTCCAACTCGTCATCAACTTGGCCGCCATCGTGCTGGCCGGCCTGCTCACCCTGGTCGTGCAACTCTGCTGGTGGCGGCGGGTGCAGCGGCGGTCGGCACGGGGCGTGCCGCGGCAGCGGGCCGATCGGCTGGGCTCGGTCAGCGCCAGTCGTCGCCCGCCTCGAGACGCAGGTTGA
- a CDS encoding DegT/DnrJ/EryC1/StrS family aminotransferase, which produces MSGRIYLSPPDVGPLEESYVLQALRSGWVAPLGPEVEAFEREIAERVGTGQALAVNSGTSALHLALLSLGAGPGTVVVAPTMTFVATANAAVYTGAEPVFVDCDQANGNMDVAALEEMLQRLSRAGETVAAVLVADMFGSCAEYDDLLPVCAAAGVPVVEDAAQALGATYHGRPAASFGRLGALSFNGNKIITTSGGGMLVSDDAALLARCRHLATQAREPVPHYEHADVGYNYRLSNLLAALGRAQLHRLDGMMRRRRLVRERYAKLFSTVPGVRLLADGDEGSNCWLTSIVVDPERSGWRAAELGTHLGAQDIETRPVWKPMHLQPVFAGCRAVITGAAENLFAQGLTLPSGSVLDDRRMARVVGAIEEFLDRRR; this is translated from the coding sequence ATGAGCGGCCGTATCTACCTGTCGCCGCCCGACGTGGGGCCTCTGGAGGAGTCCTACGTCCTCCAGGCGCTCCGCTCCGGCTGGGTCGCCCCCCTCGGTCCCGAGGTCGAGGCATTCGAGCGGGAGATCGCGGAGCGCGTCGGGACCGGGCAGGCCCTGGCCGTCAACTCCGGCACGTCCGCCCTCCACCTGGCGCTGCTGTCCCTCGGGGCAGGGCCGGGCACCGTGGTGGTCGCACCGACGATGACCTTCGTCGCGACGGCCAACGCGGCGGTCTACACAGGTGCCGAGCCCGTCTTCGTCGACTGCGACCAGGCGAACGGCAACATGGACGTCGCCGCGCTGGAGGAGATGCTGCAGCGGTTGAGCCGGGCGGGCGAGACGGTCGCGGCGGTGCTCGTCGCGGACATGTTCGGCAGTTGCGCCGAGTACGACGACCTGCTGCCGGTCTGCGCCGCCGCCGGGGTGCCGGTCGTGGAGGACGCGGCGCAGGCCCTGGGTGCGACGTACCACGGACGTCCGGCCGCCTCGTTCGGCCGGCTCGGCGCCCTCTCGTTCAACGGCAACAAGATCATCACTACCTCCGGCGGCGGCATGCTGGTCTCCGACGACGCCGCGCTGCTCGCCCGCTGCCGGCACCTGGCCACCCAGGCGCGCGAGCCCGTGCCCCACTACGAGCACGCGGACGTCGGCTACAACTACCGGCTGAGCAATCTGCTCGCCGCGCTCGGGCGGGCGCAGCTGCACCGGCTGGACGGGATGATGCGCCGCCGCCGGCTGGTCCGGGAGCGGTACGCCAAGCTCTTCTCCACCGTTCCGGGCGTACGCCTGCTGGCGGACGGCGACGAGGGCTCGAACTGCTGGCTGACCAGCATCGTGGTCGACCCGGAGCGGTCGGGGTGGCGGGCGGCGGAACTCGGCACGCACCTCGGCGCGCAGGACATCGAGACCCGGCCGGTGTGGAAGCCCATGCACCTGCAGCCGGTCTTCGCGGGTTGCCGGGCGGTGATCACCGGAGCTGCGGAGAACCTGTTCGCGCAGGGCCTCACGCTGCCCAGCGGTTCCGTCCTGGACGACCGCCGGATGGCGCGGGTCGTCGGCGCCATCGAGGAGTTCCTGGACCGCCGGCGATGA